A region of uncultured Carboxylicivirga sp. DNA encodes the following proteins:
- a CDS encoding TonB family protein, giving the protein MRRLGLMLGLILFTSGLLAQEENIKQKFIKETRVEAPLFIGDNMEQDAADFNKYLVANLSFIKELDFFGDEGIVVVQFEIDKNGAVVNAKVTNSVSRLLDDAVLKVVNKSTNQWMAGKVNGEVTSMDKTIYVKFDVPGNQSHLDMARSNLEMAIKQIILVDAIDGNLYLSENQKSKKINRRIKVADYYLSNAEQFKPDDLSILFWQARVCELQGNEKMMNDILKRYVELAEEKTFEEQLLKDNQLAVVQL; this is encoded by the coding sequence ATGAGACGGTTAGGATTAATGCTAGGACTAATTTTGTTTACATCAGGTCTTCTTGCCCAGGAGGAAAACATTAAGCAAAAGTTTATTAAAGAAACACGGGTGGAAGCACCTTTGTTTATTGGAGATAATATGGAACAAGATGCAGCTGATTTCAATAAGTATCTGGTTGCAAATTTGAGTTTTATTAAAGAACTGGATTTCTTCGGTGATGAAGGAATTGTTGTAGTTCAGTTTGAAATAGATAAGAATGGAGCAGTTGTAAATGCTAAAGTAACCAACTCGGTGTCGAGACTATTGGATGATGCTGTACTTAAAGTTGTAAATAAAAGTACTAATCAATGGATGGCTGGCAAAGTTAACGGAGAAGTTACCTCAATGGATAAAACTATCTATGTTAAGTTTGATGTGCCCGGTAATCAATCTCATTTGGATATGGCCAGAAGTAATTTAGAGATGGCGATTAAGCAAATTATTCTGGTTGATGCCATTGATGGAAATCTTTACTTATCAGAGAATCAGAAATCAAAAAAAATAAACAGGAGGATTAAAGTAGCCGATTACTATTTGAGTAATGCCGAACAATTTAAACCGGATGATTTGTCAATTCTGTTCTGGCAGGCTCGAGTATGTGAGTTACAGGGAAATGAAAAAATGATGAACGATATTTTAAAAAGATACGTTGAATTGGCGGAAGAAAAAACATTTGAAGAGCAATTATTAAAGGATAATCAGTTGGCAGTAGTTCAATTGTAA
- a CDS encoding SGNH/GDSL hydrolase family protein has product MKNLTFILILVSMILSNEYCEAQDWANLERFRAENEKLDSPTKKEKRVVFMGNSITQGWSFHNPEFFEGKPYINRGIGGQTTPQMLIRFRPDVIDLKPKVVVILAGTNDIAGNTGPSTLDMIMDNIKSMAELAKANKIKVVLCSVLPAFEYAWSPGKEPAEKIFELNKMIKEYAEANKMVYLDYYSHMVDEKKGLKSELTDDGVHPTKAGYEVMGPLAEEAIKKAL; this is encoded by the coding sequence ATGAAAAACTTAACTTTTATCCTTATTCTAGTTTCAATGATCCTATCAAATGAATATTGTGAGGCCCAGGATTGGGCTAATCTTGAACGATTCAGAGCTGAGAATGAAAAGTTAGACTCGCCGACAAAAAAAGAAAAGAGGGTGGTTTTTATGGGGAATTCCATAACACAGGGTTGGAGTTTTCATAATCCTGAGTTTTTTGAAGGAAAGCCATACATCAATCGTGGAATTGGTGGGCAAACAACACCTCAAATGCTAATTCGATTCAGGCCTGATGTGATAGATCTGAAACCCAAAGTAGTGGTGATACTGGCTGGAACAAATGATATAGCAGGTAATACAGGTCCATCTACACTGGATATGATTATGGATAATATTAAGTCGATGGCTGAATTGGCAAAAGCAAATAAAATAAAAGTAGTGCTTTGTTCAGTTTTACCAGCTTTTGAATATGCCTGGAGCCCTGGAAAAGAGCCTGCCGAAAAAATCTTTGAGTTAAATAAAATGATAAAAGAATATGCTGAAGCCAATAAGATGGTATATCTCGATTATTATTCTCATATGGTGGATGAAAAGAAAGGTCTGAAAAGTGAGTTGACTGATGATGGTGTTCACCCAACGAAAGCTGGTTATGAAGTTATGGGGCCTTTGGCTGAAGAGGCTATTAAAAAAGCTTTGTAA
- a CDS encoding glycoside hydrolase family 43 protein, with protein sequence MKLLLSLLFLFIVFVGLDAQRNQSVNQNVSLDSIILSDPFILADHSSQMYYMTGTGGRMWKSIDLKLWEGPFKVAETDPHSWMGPKPMIWAAELFHYRDKYYYFATFTNRDVKIDTVAGNVIERRASHILVSDKPDGPYVPMKDSIYLPSDIPTLDGTFWVDTDDKPYMIYCGEWLKNWNGTMEKIKLKPDLSGSLGNGSVLFRASDSPWSREKDNNGNITFNKVTDGPFVFRTKTGRLGMIWTSWVYDVYTQGVAYSESGTLDGPWVQEEKPITPPNFGHGMIFQSLEGKWLMSVHSHKVVNGRYVRVPHLFKVDLSGDQLIVGDIYKP encoded by the coding sequence ATGAAATTATTACTCTCTCTGTTATTTCTTTTTATTGTATTTGTTGGACTTGATGCACAGCGGAATCAGTCTGTGAACCAAAATGTTTCTTTGGATTCTATCATTCTTAGCGACCCCTTTATTTTGGCTGATCATTCTTCACAAATGTATTATATGACTGGTACAGGCGGTCGTATGTGGAAAAGTATTGATTTAAAACTGTGGGAAGGCCCTTTTAAGGTTGCCGAAACAGACCCGCATTCCTGGATGGGACCTAAACCTATGATTTGGGCAGCAGAATTGTTTCATTATAGAGACAAGTATTATTACTTCGCAACCTTCACAAATCGGGATGTGAAAATTGATACGGTTGCGGGTAATGTGATTGAACGAAGGGCTTCACACATATTGGTTAGTGACAAACCCGATGGCCCTTATGTACCAATGAAGGATTCAATTTATCTACCATCGGATATACCAACATTAGACGGAACTTTCTGGGTTGATACAGATGATAAGCCGTATATGATTTATTGTGGTGAATGGCTGAAGAATTGGAATGGAACCATGGAGAAAATTAAATTGAAGCCTGACTTGAGCGGATCATTGGGGAATGGTTCAGTTCTTTTTAGAGCCAGTGATTCGCCCTGGAGCAGAGAAAAGGACAACAATGGCAACATCACGTTTAATAAAGTTACTGATGGTCCATTTGTTTTTCGAACAAAAACAGGTCGCTTAGGGATGATTTGGACCAGTTGGGTTTATGATGTTTATACGCAGGGAGTAGCCTACTCTGAAAGTGGTACACTTGATGGACCCTGGGTTCAGGAAGAAAAACCCATAACACCTCCGAATTTTGGACATGGAATGATATTTCAGAGTCTGGAAGGTAAGTGGTTGATGTCGGTTCATAGTCATAAAGTAGTGAATGGAAGATATGTCAGAGTCCCACATCTATTCAAGGTAGATTTGTCAGGAGATCAGCTGATAGTTGGAGATATTTATAAACCTTAA